Part of the Salvelinus sp. IW2-2015 linkage group LG7, ASM291031v2, whole genome shotgun sequence genome, TTTGCATGTTGAGAGATATGCTTGTGGAGACTACAGAGAGTgaacacacaatacaatataataacaAAACAAGGAAATATGCAAAAAATACCAGTTAAGTGAGGGCTAAGGGCATTAAACGGACCACTTGTCTCTATGCACTTATACAAAACGTTATTTGTGCTAGCAAGGTACCTACATTATATCTGATGTCATATggatctgtcacgatcgtcgtatggaatggaccaaggtgcagcgtggtgagcgtacatttttctttattttgcaaatgttgccaacaaaacaataatacaacaaaaactaACGTGAAActccgtaaggctatacatgcacaaacaaagacaactacccacaactaccaaaaggaaaaaaggctgcctaagtatgattcccaatcagagacaacgatagacagctgtccctgattgagaaccataccctgtcaaaacatagaaacaaacaacatagaatgcccaccccaaatcacaccctgacctaaccaaatagagaaaataacacggctctctaaggtcagggcgtgacaggatcaAAGGCTAGTGTACAGTGTGTTACGTAGTTCAAACAGTTGAGAGAGGCAAGTCATTTCACAAGCCTCAATAATACCATAGCTTTAACATATGTGTATAATACTGTATAGACGCAATCTCCTGCTAAGAAATTCACATATTTCATAATACGAGTCGTCCTTTTACATTTCTGGAGTGGTTGCCCTGGAATCCTAAAGTTGTGGTTCACTGATCAACCACAGGAAAAGTGTTTGTCAGGATGCAGTGTAGTCATGCTGAGAAATaagacacagagaggaagagtagTAAGGAGGGAGTAGTTAGAATTAGATATGAACCTCTTCTACTGTTCCTATCCCTATGGCACTGCCTCGACGTCCATGTTTACTGGGACTTTTCCCTGGGACAAGCAATGACTGagtcatacagagagagagagagagagagaaaaacaaaacaccATGAGATTGATTACATGCAGCAAGTTACTGTTTGTTAATAAAACAAAGTACATTAAAGCATGTGTTATATCTGAACTCTACAAATAAAAGCACAGTTTTAAAATATAGACAGAGAGTGAGACTTTGGGCACCACGGGTGTGACACAGACAGTGAAATAGGTAGAGACACTTTAGCAGAGAAAAAATGGCCCACAGAATTGGGCCTGTAAAGAAGAGGATGATGGAGtcatggagaagaggaagagtagAAGACAAGTACACATACATATGTTACAACGTTGGAGAGCGCAGCAGACATGGTCACGAACAAGAAGAAAGCCTCCAGTACAGTCACATACAGGTTGGTTACAAATATTGTTCAAAGCACTTGTTATTTGTTTCCTGCTTCATCAGTATGTTTTATTTGAGTCTTTTCTATGCATGTGGCATCTTACACAAAGTGGATGACTTAatagagaaagatcttgtgactTTTCAAATTAGGTTCCTCTCAGATTTGATATAAATGTATATCATACGTTTCATCAAAAATCTTAGTGGTATAATATATCCCAAACATACAGGAAACATTCAAACAGTCATGAGCCACGCTTGTATCACTTAGAAGGGCAACTCTTCTGCCACTGGAGTGTCAGACATATCATTCCATCTGTCTGACAAATGCCAAAAACATTCTCGCCATGTACGCACTACACACTCCCCTTGAACTCTTATAACTAACAAGCTTGTTCTTGATATAAACATCACAAAGCAAACATAAAGCATGAGCAGGAGCTGGCATGTACACAGAGCATACAGTGCAGGGACCCATTCTGATGCAATGCATATGCATGTAATCTTTATCATGAAAACAATATTAAATTGCATTCAATGTTAAAAACACCTTTGATCCAAAGAGATGACTCAGCTCCTCCACTATTGATATAAAGGCAAGGGTAGTGACAGTCTAGTAATTCTAGCTGTGTGAGTGTCCAAGTCTAATCATGTGCCAAACTATTGTGCTAAAGCTCAGACACACCGGTAGGATTGTCAAATGTTTGCCTGCCGACAGTACTTAGCGCCTCTGAACAGAGTGTTggcagtcaatctcttttgtgttTACACTGCCGAACCAGAAGTTGGCAGTAGCATTTTTTGGCAATGCATATCCGTGTATAATActtatggtctagattccaaGCTATCTGCGCTAATGTTTCTATTTTTATAGAAAGCCATTGTTGATgctagccagatggccacagctagataactacctagcaagatgaCGAAGAAACAATTAaattcactctccataatcccatactgcctgtgccagcccatagccaaatgtttagctagctaactaactttaACATGTTCGCTAGCTAGCGCAACATAGCTCATGGAAACTAGCTAATCGACTGTGACTTAAATATAATGTCAATACTAGCTACTGGTTAGCTAGAttggaggaagtatttagtgttgtgtgcattatGTCTGTGTACTTAGCTAACTACCATCCCATAACCTACATTGCTATGAAGTATGACTGGCTCATCCGTGGATGTACAGAGAAAAGGCCTTCTTTTGTTGGCTCCCGCATGTTGGAgtttgtgctctctgattggctcaaagcgAAGTTGTTGGCCACTGATTCTACAAGTAGAAGCGGTAGGTTCGTCACTACCATGTCGGCACGCAGTAGGTAccgcttttgttctagcaagagaaggaacggccttccactgtgataagtacctatcAGCAGTGagattctctgtgtgtttcatgcTTTAGAAGTTAGTGAGTTGAGTTAGGCAGGCATGTGAGGGGGCTGGGCTCTATCAATGGTTTctcagggaagggagagggagcatCGCTCTCCTCATTCTGGAAGGGTGAAACCGAGAAGGAAATAACGCCAGCTAATGTATGTCACAAACACATGGTAGCATGCTGCAGACagaacacaacaccacataaagcTTGACATTGAGAAGCTGGTGAGCCATTTGACAGAGCAGCAGAGCACAGAGACAAGGATGTTCCCCAGACAGACTAATGGAGATTGATCAAACAGTTGATGCCAGTGTCCTGTATTATGCATAAGGACATTATTGGAAACCCCCAGACAGACAACAACCTGTACAACCAAGGGGAACAACAGAGAAATAGTGGCGTGTAAAGAACTGTTTCACTATAAGATGGAAATGATCCTCTGTTTTAGTTTcataattcaaattaattacaaatagtTTTATGAGGGTGTTTCATTTATAACTGTTACATATTCAGGAACAAGTGATCATATGTAAAAACACATTAGTCAGTGCATACTAAGCTTATTGCCCCAAGCCTTTTCCCAGCCGTGCCGGGTTACCTTAAAGGTCTCAAAGAAGCCCCCTCCTCCTCCGGACCCGTTTTCCATCTTGTCCTCGTCTCTTCCCAGACCCATCATGGCCTGGCTGTTGATGTGCAAGTCCTCATACAATGTCTCCAGTAAGGCTGACCGTGTACGCTCCTGATAACACAAACAGGTGACAGTTAATATGTAATGATAGGCTGGCAACACTGTCTACCAAGGATGCTGGCTTGTGTCCCTTAGTTGGCTCCTGAAAACAATGACAGAGATCCTTTGAATAACTCACCTTCAGTTTGGCAAATTTCTCAGCTTTATAGCAGGCATACTCAGCATTGATGAGCTTCGTGAAGAGGAACTCCTGGAATTCTGGACCCTGAGATAAAAGAGAACTGGACTGAGTGACACaaatgaaggaggagagagaaaacactgTAGCTGACCGGTGTTTTAAGGAGTTCGGATTGTAGTTGTGCCAACTTACTTTTCTAAAGACGGCCGGGTCTGGCAGGGGRGGTCCAAAGAAAGGTACGTCATTTCTCGCCGTCACTGACACCTAACAGATGACAATCAAACTGGCCATGAATGATCAATGGTCACAGTATTGTATGTTTGATATGATGTTGGTTGGCTAGTTTAGTGAAGATCAAGGAGTGCTTTAGCACCTTGTACAGTACATCATCAGTGCAGCCGTTCTCCACCTGCACCACTACGTAGGAATGGAGGAAGTTGGAGGCAATCATATCTGGTACGAAGGGAGTGCTCTCCTCCTGGAACACTATGGCCACGATGTCATTCCCTATGTGCCTCTTCCTCTGCAACTGCAACACAGGACAGCACGTAAAGCAAAGCTGTATTGAACATTCATGTCACACGGAAATGCTTTCAAGAACAGTAATGAATTTGTCTGTCATGTATTGCTTGAGTAGGAGTAATAAGAGTTTTTTTATTAACTTTCAAACTACTGAATGTTGCAAATGCCTTTCTCTACCACTCTGGGGAGTCccttgtctctccccctctctctccctgtttgtcTTGGCAGATTTCTGTCTGTCCACAGATGAGCCAGGGTAAACCAACACCAGTTGGAGGGTTGCTGCTCCACCATATCAACCTGGACAACAGCTCTGATTGACTTAACTCTCAGGGGAACCAATCAGCTGCTCCCACTGCAGCTGTGGGCTCTGATTACACATTGTGTGTTCGTCCTGATAACTTATGGTGTGTGTTCGTCTAGATAGGCTTAAGACATTCTTCTGAtaaggtgtctgtctgtgttgggaCAGTTTCCCTGATGGGTGAAGACTGAGGAAGTTTACACTGTAAGACATTATACAGTAGTGCTCCACTGAAGACTGCACTGAAAGAGAAAGATACTTTTTCTAaagaaaacatacaatatacataAGCTTTATGGATGTTTCCAGAATGTTCCCAATCATAACGGATCATATGGATACCAATACTCATGTCATACCAATACACAACTTTCTACTCATTTAAAACATGATCCATAACAGAATAAACAGTGTGATGGTGACAGTCTGCATCAGTAGGAGGAGATCAGAGGGGTTTGTAATAGTACCTGTTGTGTGTCCCCCTCAGTGTAAGGCAGCTTGGTGGACACATGAAACATGACCTCCTTGTTGCGGTAGTTGTGGTAGACGGACTCAGATCCTGTCTGCCCGTGGGTCACATCCAACCCACCACGAAACctagacagatagatagagggTTTCACTGAATGGTCCAATCTCCAACACACTGTTCAAGACACAATCAATTGCACAATTGTGGTTGTTGTTAttgaatgtacactaccgttcaaaagtttggggtcactaagaaatgtccttgttttagaaagaaaagcacattttttgtccattaaaataacaacaaattgatcaaaaatacagtgtagacattgttaatgttgtaaattaatattgtagctggaaacggctgatttttaatcagtgtctagtttgagaaacagacgcctcacaagtcctcaactggcagcttcattaaatagtacccgcaaaaaaacagtctcaacgtcaacagtgaagaggcatctccgggatgctggccttctaggcagatttcctctgtccagtgtctgttttcttttgcccatcttaatatttttgagactgatgttttgcgggcactatttaatgaagctgccagttgaggacttgtgaggcatctgtttctcaaactagacactctaatgtacttgtcctcctgcttagttgtgcaccggggcctcccattcctctttctattctggttaaagacagtttgcgctgttctgtgaagggagtagtacacagcgttgtacgagatcttcagtttcttgtcaagttctcgcatggaatagccttaatttctcagaacaagaatagactgatgagtttcagaagaaagttctttSTTTCTGGCcgttttgagcttgtaatcgaaccacaaatgctgatgctccaggaactcaactaatctaaagaaggccagttttattgcttcgtCAATCAGcacaactgttttcagctgtgctaacataattgcaaaagggttttctaatgatcaattagccttttaaaattataaacgtggattagataacacaacgtgccattggaacacaggagtgatggttgctgataatgggcctctgtacacctatgtagatattccataaaagacTTGTCGTTTCCAGGTAAaatagtcatttgcaacattaagaatgtctacactgtatttctgatcaatttgatgctattttaatggaaTTTTTATTtgctattctttcaaaaacaaggaMatttcttagtgaccccaaacttctcaacggtagtgtatattagaaCGTTGTGGTGAAGTTCTTACCCTTTGAAGTCATGCAGCTCGACCTTCTCCCCCAGAAACTCTAGGAATTCAACAAAGGCAGGACTCTCAACACTGTTTCCAAACAGCTCTTCTTCTGATGTCTGCAAACCAGGAGTTTATAGAGGCTAACAGCAGtcagaaacagaaaacattacCACTGACCAAAGCACTATGAAGATTATACAACTTATTGTATATGAAGCGCTCATGATAACATACTTAAGATTTACGCTATATTGTGAATAGAATAGaactataatactataataactataataataataatgagtgaaCTATAATAATGAGTGAGGAACAATAACACTTTGATCACataaaacctctctctctctctgtgtgtatgtgtgtgtgtgtgtgtgtgcgtgcgtgcgcgcgcatgcatgtgtgtatccAGTCCTCAGTGTCTCTCCTGTATGTTAATGTCTCTCTGGGTgctgagaagaagaggagagggttcTTGAGGCCCCTGGAGCCCCTGTGAGGTCGAGCCTCTGCTGAGTGTGGCCCTTTGCTTTAGAGTTTAAAGATGAAGGATGTGGAGCTCCACTCCCTAGGCTCCATCAGAGGATACAATGACCCTCTACTGAGGCTATGCTGAGGCTTCCGTAGCTTCTCTGGCCCAGTGCCGTAAACAATACGGTTGTTATTGTAATGAGAAGGAATATTGAAGAGAAACATATGTTTGGCTTAGGCTTAGAGAAACTCTATTAATGTGATGGGGAGGAGGATAAGCATATTATGCATTTTCTTATGAGATTTGCAAGAGATGGTACTCGTGTTAATGCACTCAGGTCAGCTCTCATTCAGTACATTAACTTTTCCATTCTAGTCATTTATCTGATGCTCCAGATCGACAGATCTTAAGATagttaggtgggacaaccacatatcacagtcatagtaagtacattttcctcaTTGAAGTAGCTATCAGCTAAGTCAGTGCTGGTAGGAAAAGTCAAGTGCGAGTGTTCGTTCATTTATTCATCTTTTTTGTTGTTCAATGTGTGGGGGGCTCTGTGGGATTGAAGAGTTTGGcagtatgatgatgatgatgatttaatTCCCAATCGTTTTAACTGATCTTAATGTATCTCCAAGGCTCACCTGTCCAAATTTCTGGTAGATGACTCCGAACTTGAAGTTGCTGCTTATAATGTGTTCATCAAAATTGACAATGAGTCTTGAAGCCTGTTTAGAGATCACAAATTGAACGAATAGTCAGGAGTACGACATTTGTATTATCCatgtaaaaaaacatatttctgtgGTTAAATATCTGAGAACACTTCAAAACCTAATGCTTACTTTTGGGTAGAGGACAGGGTAAAAACGATCCACATTCACCTCTTCACAGACAAGCTAAGggtcaaaaataaaaacatagaaataactGCGCTGAGATCAAATTAATGTAATCACGGTACAATTATGACACTTTTCAACATCTTTTCCACAAACAGTACGTGTTGATATTCATCCCCAACCATGATCTCACCTTGGCCATCTGCACCACGTTAGGGAACTCTGTGAGACAGGATATGGGGATAACATCATGGTATGTCTCCAGTTTGGTCCTGGTGGTTTAGGCAATCACAACAACATGTTCTCGTCATGATCATAGTTATGCTTCTTAGAAGCTGTCAGTCTGTCACATGGACTGGGCATCTGTAATGGATCATCTACCCACTGTAACTAACCCAGCCCTGGCCCTAGTCCCTACATCCGCATCCCTCTAGCTGTTTACACTCTCACTGGCTTTATGACTCCTATGAGGATGGGATTATCACCACAATAGGGAATGATTCATAAACACTGGAAGTGAATGGAAATTCTCGTTTTAGCAACTTTCCATTGATTACAACAGAGTTACAACTGTGCATTGTGCATTACTCAGTTGCACAGACACAGAATGATGTGAACAATACCAGTATGTTTACAGTTTAGTACTGTATGTATCCACAATATTCAGATAAAGGAGAACGTggggatggaagaggaggaggggaaagggatgagaacggagagagagatgagagccagCAGAGAGAAGGATGTGATGGAGGAGGCTACGggtgttttacctgagcatgaggCGGAGGTCTTCCTGGTCTCCGATCTCCTCATACTTCATGGACAACACCAGATGTCCCAGAGCTCCGTCCACTGAGTAGTAATTCAAGTGCTCCTGGGGATACAGCACAAGGACAGAGTTTAGCTGAAGAATACATTTTCTGTCtttcatacacgcacacacaccaatccaAACACATTTGAATGAGTTAATGAACTATGTCTCAACTGTATGTGCTAGCCAACTGCTGCCATTCCATTCAggtctctgctctcctctatGGGCACATTAGATTAGTTCATATTACTCTGACTGGtgtaaaacatgtggcaaagcctAATGCCTCTTCATTAGCACCCGTCTCTGAGGTGCCACCCGACACGTAGAGTAGCTCTTATTAGGTTACCCAGCTGGGATTGTTCTAACACTCATTCACTTTCATTACCATAATGAATAGGAATATATGTGAGTTATGGTGTCTTCATACCAGTTGTATGCCCTTTGGGCTGCATTATGTTATATGAATAGAAggtgcttaacttctctagggtagggggcagcattttcacgtttggatgaaaaacatacccaaattcaactgccagttactcatcgccaggagataagatatgcatattattagtagatttggatagaaaacactctaaaactgtttctaaaactgtttgaatcatgtctgtgagtataacagaacttatttagcaggcgaaacccagaggacaaaccattcagaattttcttttttttgaggtcactgtcttttcaattaggtttcattgggaaaccagatttctaagcaacttgcttgcagttcctatggcttccactggatgtcaacagtcgtgagaaataggttgaggttattcctttgtgtaatgaagaaatacggccatcttgaagtcgaggcactcctggtgtcctagacatgcgtttcaatcaaacagaaggcatgctacatatcgttttaatcctgtattgaacacatatcaccccgtcttcaatttgatcgattattaacRAtattccgggttggagcgagtagtcgcatttcgcttcgctccacaggtagtattacatttcatttMATttcagtacaacggtttgatttgtttgatcatagcaatttgttcttagctagctacatagccgtctttgtatcgaagataattgtgtagtttagagtaattatcgaggttagctagccagctattttcgtccttctaacgtagtctaacgtagtcaacactgctagctagccagctagccaaatgctaccgaatagcagcactgtcgaaactattacattacaacggaacgacttgattagtgtagtgttagctagctacatagttgtctttgctgtcctagtaatctaagataattgtgtagtttagagtaattatcgaggtacctagccagttatcgaggttactagccagctacactttcaaacaaagtcaacaagcagccactgctagctagcttacttcacaccagcagtactgtatctattttagtcaataagattttttgcaacgtaagcttaactttctgaacattcgagacgtgtagtccacttgtcattccaatctcctttgcattagcgagcctcttctgtagcctgtcaactatgtgttgtctatccctcttctctcctctctgcacagaccatacaaacgcttcacaccgcgtggccgctgccactctaacctggtggtcccagcgcgcacgacccacgtggagttccaggttccggcagcctctggaactgccgatctgcggcaacaaggcagagttcatctcagcctatgcttccctccagtccctggactttttggcactgacggaaacatggattaccacagaatcactgctactcctactgctcttcctcgtctgcccacgtgttctcgcacacccgagagcttctggtcagcggggtggtggcactgggatcctcatctctcaagtggacattctctctttctcccctgactgtctatcgctcctttgaattccatgctgtacagttaccagccctttcaagcttaacatcctatcatttatcgccctcaggttcccttggagagttcatcaatgacgTTGACGCCTtgtaagttcctttcctgaggatggctcattcacagttctgggtgactttaacctcccacgtctacctttgactcattcctctctgcctcttctttccactctctcctcttttgacctcaccctctcaccttccccccctactcacaaggcaggcaatacgcttgacctcatcttactgatgctgttcttccactaatctcattgcaactcccctccaagtctacGACACtaaccttgtatccttttccctctcctctcgctctcatccaacacttcccacactgcccttattcggatggtatcgcgcccgTCCAACTTCGCTCTcttccccgctactctctctcttccatcctatcatctcttccctctgctcaaaccttctccaatctatctcctgattctgcctcctcaacctcctctcctctttctgcatcctttgactctctatgtcccttcctccaggccggctcggtcctcccctcctgctccgtggctcgacgactcattgcgagctcacagaacagggtctCGGAgcgcgagcggaaatggaggaaaactcgcctccctgcggacctggcatcctttcactccctcctctctacaattctcctcttctgtctctgctgtaaagccactttctacactctaaattccaagcatctgcctctaaccctaggaagctctttgccacttctcctccctcctgaatcctctcccctcccccctcctccctctctgcggatgactttgtcaccattttgaaaagaagggtcGAGCATCGATTCGTTGCTAAGTcaacgacacgctggttctgctcaccatgcctacctgtgctttgacctctttctcctctctctccagatgaaatcttgcgtctttgtgacggccggcgcccaaaacctgccgcttgaccctatcctctctccttcctccagacatttcggagaccttctccttacctcacctcgctcatcaactcatcttgaccgctggctactccttccgtcttcaagagagcgagagttgcacctttctgaaaaaactacactcgatccctccgatgtcaacaactacagaccagtatcttctttcttttctctccaaaactcttgaacgtgccgtccttggccagctctctgctatctcttcagaatgaccttcttgatccaatcagTCAGTGTTTCAGActatcattcaactgagactgctctttctgtgtcacggaggcgctcgcgactgctaaagctaactctctctctctgctctcatccttctagacctatcggctgttttgatactgtgaaccatcagatctcctctccactctcgaGTTGGCcatctccgcgcggcccacgcttggattgcgtcttaCTGACAGGCtcgtcctaccaggtggcgtggcgagaatctgtctccgcagcccgtgctctcacactggtgtcccccagggctctgttctaggcccctcctattctcgctatacaccaagtcacttggctctgtcatatcctcacatggtctctctatcattgctatgcagacgacacacaattaatcttctcctttcccccttctgataaccggtggcgaatcgcatctctgcatgtcatATCAGTGTgaatgacggatcaccactcaatgaactcggcaagacggatGCTCTTCTGCGGGAGAGATGCCCGTTCCTGATCTCGCCATCCGGGACaatccattgtgtctcctccagagtgctaagaaccttggcgtgatcctggacaacaccctgtcgttctcaactaacatcaaggcggtgaccgttcctgtaggttcatgctctaacaacattcgcagagtacgaccctgctacACAGGaagggcgcaggtcctaatccaggcacttgtcatctccgtctggattactgcaatcgctgttggctgggctccctgcctgtgcattaaacccctacaactcatccacgccgcagcccgtctggtgttcaacttccaagTTCTCACGTCACCGCTCTCCGCCTTCTCCTACTGCgcttcagttgaagctcgcatcgctacaaCATGGTGCTTGCctggagctgtgaggggaaggcacctccgtaccttcaggcttctGATCAGGCCCTAACACCAagcaaggcactgcgttcatccactctggcctgctcgctcctaCTCTGAGGAAGAAAAAACTAAGTATAAGATCAGAACAAaaacccagtcaaaactgttcgctgctctggcaccccaatggtggaacaaactccctcacgacgccaggtcagcggagtcaatcaccaccttccggagacacctgaaaccccacctctttaaggaatgaaaagcctatttgaattctgacatgttggctggattcacaaccagtgtagctttaatttgatatctttcatgtgtgatttaatgaaagtttgattttatagtaattttcatagtcattcattttaatgtggcgctatgcattttctcaggctttttgccaagtgatacagtagcgtcttgcctaaactcagatttttggatataaatatgaactttaccgaacataaaatacatgtattgtgtaacatgaagtcctatgagtgtcatctgatgaagattaccaaaggttagtgattaattttatctctatttctgctttttgttaatgctctctttagctgaaaaaatggctgtctttttctgtgacttggctcataccttacataatcgttagtgtgctttcgtcgtaaaacctttttgaaatcggacactggctggatttacaacaagtgtagctttaaaatggtgtaaaatacttgtatgtttgaggaatttaaattatgggatttgaatttggcgccttgcagtatcactggctgttgatgaggtgggacgctaacgtcccacataccctagaggtTTAACAAGTGTTTTATACACATGCAGCCTCATTATTCTACAGacagtgtttgttttgtcttgtgtttTAAAGGCAGTTGGAAAAATATgtgatggaaggagaggaggagacaaacTGCAAAAATGATGAACCGGGAATCGAACCCCGGTCTCCTGCAGTATAACCACTCAGCCAAACTCCAACACAACAGTCCCAGTGTTCAGCCTCACCTTGCCCAGAAAGTGCTTCCTGTACATCTTGGCGGTGGAGTTACTCTCCAGCTTGTGTGTGGTGGGGGACAGAGGCTGGATCTGGTCTGGCTCAGCACTGTCACCAAGCTCATGGTTGTTGCCCTCGATCCAGTAACCcccaaactgaggcagcagaatcAGGGGGAACCCGCTCTTTCTCCCCAACACCTGGTTCACAGCATAGA contains:
- the LOC111966629 gene encoding rap1 GTPase-activating protein 1-like isoform X5 — translated: MAQRKRSFTFGAYGGVDKTFSRARSIWKQNGGDPRISTTLEPPLFQPSLSPLPYTAPPFLKTTGLFEMIEKMQGNRMDEQRYTFPPPLKTEEDYIPYPSVHEVLGRKSGFPLILLPQFGGYWIEGNNHELGDSAEPDQIQPLSPTTHKLESNSTAKMYRKHFLGKEHLNYYSVDGALGHLVLSMKYEEIGDQEDLRLMLRTKLETYHDVIPISCLTEFPNVVQMAKLVCEEVNVDRFYPVLYPKASRLIVNFDEHIISSNFKFGVIYQKFGQTSEEELFGNSVESPAFVEFLEFLGEKVELHDFKGFRGGLDVTHGQTGSESVYHNYRNKEVMFHVSTKLPYTEGDTQQLQRKRHIGNDIVAIVFQEESTPFVPDMIASNFLHSYVVVQVENGCTDDVLYKVSVTARNDVPFFGPPLPDPAVFRKGPEFQEFLFTKLINAEYACYKAEKFAKLKERTRSALLETLYEDLHINSQAMMGLGRDEDKMENGSGGGGGFFETFKSLIIPGKSPTRKKSGPFISRRSSAIGIENIQEVHQKISSHSGRECLPGTQKTPDSDHASQDPKSENSSSQSSPEVLITKNIFALCNNRAQSIPEGHDLSRSSSNDSSFASVVEENETEATEDYDTGMESLSSSGTPHKQDSLTYSTWLEDSMSSTSTTSRGSSPGPGQLDGGKGSEIRIKLDRPKDSQSSSHSHKTPSFWEMRRAQAFAVTKDDDEDEEVDPG